A window of Parasynechococcus marenigrum WH 8102 contains these coding sequences:
- a CDS encoding HEAT repeat domain-containing protein, which yields MSDSDARKRDQSLSSLSLDPDLLAEELAAEQDIDPLDAIEPDESQIDSQGVARACDQGLVWLQQGHDQRLQGLRIFCEHRDPRAVPLLLDLLNRPCPVERMSAVYALGRNPSPPAVEPLLGLLQSDGNAYVRKATAWSLGNYPDAPILNPLIRALQADVAAVRIWCPGSLAEAGSRSPAKADPAAGQLLVSLTIDSEPVVRSNSIWALGRLYEQLVAPRRLELVEALVSALLHDGEASVRDEARTALEQLEDPTVLERLQTLIDEGFLS from the coding sequence ATGAGCGACAGCGACGCCAGAAAACGCGATCAGAGTTTGTCCAGCCTGTCACTGGATCCAGATTTGCTGGCGGAAGAGCTGGCCGCTGAACAGGACATCGACCCCCTTGATGCGATCGAGCCCGACGAGTCACAGATCGACTCCCAGGGTGTCGCCAGGGCCTGTGATCAAGGGCTGGTTTGGCTTCAGCAGGGGCATGACCAGCGACTTCAAGGGTTGAGGATCTTCTGCGAGCACCGGGATCCCCGTGCTGTTCCTCTCCTGCTCGATTTGTTGAATCGGCCCTGCCCGGTGGAACGGATGAGTGCCGTTTATGCCCTGGGTCGCAATCCGTCTCCTCCTGCCGTCGAGCCGCTGTTGGGCCTGCTCCAGTCCGATGGCAATGCATACGTCCGCAAGGCCACGGCCTGGAGCCTGGGGAATTATCCGGATGCTCCGATCCTCAATCCGTTGATTCGAGCTCTGCAGGCCGATGTGGCGGCGGTGCGGATCTGGTGTCCGGGGTCTCTTGCTGAAGCGGGAAGCCGCTCACCGGCTAAGGCCGATCCCGCAGCTGGTCAACTTCTGGTCAGTCTGACCATCGACAGTGAGCCGGTGGTGCGCAGCAACAGTATTTGGGCGCTTGGTCGCCTTTACGAGCAACTGGTGGCTCCCAGGAGGCTGGAGCTAGTGGAGGCACTTGTGTCTGCTCTGCTCCACGACGGTGAGGCGTCAGTCCGTGATGAGGCGCGCACAGCCCTCGAACAACTGGAAGATCCGACTGTTCTTGAACGGCTGCAGACTTTGATCGATGAAGGCTTCCTGAGCTGA
- a CDS encoding DUF1257 domain-containing protein, with translation MSHFSTVKTELRQLEPLVQALKDLGYLPDQGERPVRGYRGQTVTADLAVAMDNGGDLGFRLNEKTGAYELVTDLDLWKQTIPVERFLSKLTQRYALNTVLKASGIEGFQVAEQQVKQDGSIELVVTRWDV, from the coding sequence ATGTCGCACTTCAGCACCGTCAAAACCGAATTGCGTCAACTCGAGCCTCTCGTTCAGGCGCTCAAAGACCTTGGTTATTTACCTGATCAAGGAGAGCGCCCTGTGCGTGGCTACCGCGGCCAGACCGTGACAGCTGATCTCGCTGTTGCGATGGACAACGGCGGTGATCTCGGATTCCGTTTGAACGAAAAGACAGGGGCTTATGAGCTGGTGACCGACCTCGATCTTTGGAAGCAAACCATTCCCGTTGAGCGCTTCCTGTCAAAGCTGACCCAGCGCTATGCCCTGAATACAGTCCTCAAAGCCAGCGGGATAGAGGGATTCCAGGTGGCTGAACAGCAGGTCAAGCAGGACGGTTCGATCGAGCTGGTTGTGACCCGCTGGGACGTCTGA
- the rlmN gene encoding 23S rRNA (adenine(2503)-C(2))-methyltransferase RlmN, whose product MSQMLLGRSAAELESWAVAQGQKPFRGRQLHDWLYAKGARSLSEITVLPKAWRESLKEDGVEVGRLKEVHRSVAADATTKLLLSTDDGETIETVGIPTDQRLTVCVSSQVGCPMACRFCATGKGGLQRSLRTHEIVDQVLSVREVMDRRPSHIVFMGMGEPLLNSQAVLDAIRCLNDDLGIGQRRITVSTVGVPKTLPQLAELALATLGRAQFTLAVSLHAPNQALREELIPTAHAYPYEALLEDCRHYLAVTGRRVSFEYILLGGLNDAPEHAAELADRVGGFQSHVNLIAYNPIEEEEFQRPTRARIEGFQRVLERRGVAVSLRASRGLDQNAACGQLRRRRQGS is encoded by the coding sequence GTGAGCCAGATGTTGCTCGGTCGCAGCGCGGCCGAGCTGGAGAGCTGGGCGGTTGCTCAGGGGCAGAAGCCCTTTCGTGGGAGGCAGCTGCACGACTGGCTCTACGCCAAGGGAGCCCGATCCCTGTCGGAGATCACCGTTCTGCCGAAGGCTTGGCGGGAGTCTCTCAAGGAAGACGGTGTTGAGGTCGGTCGCCTGAAGGAGGTGCATCGTTCGGTTGCTGCAGACGCGACCACCAAATTGCTGTTGTCCACCGATGACGGCGAGACGATCGAGACCGTTGGCATCCCCACTGATCAGCGGCTGACGGTCTGTGTGTCCAGCCAGGTGGGCTGTCCGATGGCCTGCCGTTTCTGCGCCACCGGTAAAGGAGGCCTGCAGCGCTCGCTGCGCACCCACGAGATCGTTGATCAGGTGCTCAGTGTGCGAGAGGTGATGGATCGCCGGCCCTCCCACATCGTGTTCATGGGCATGGGGGAACCTCTCCTAAACAGCCAGGCGGTTCTCGATGCCATCCGCTGCCTGAACGACGACCTCGGGATTGGTCAACGTCGGATCACGGTGAGCACCGTTGGTGTTCCGAAAACCCTGCCACAGCTGGCCGAGCTGGCTCTGGCGACCCTCGGTCGGGCCCAGTTCACCCTTGCGGTGAGCCTTCATGCCCCCAACCAAGCGCTGCGGGAAGAGCTCATCCCCACGGCTCATGCCTATCCCTACGAGGCCTTGCTGGAAGACTGTCGTCACTATCTGGCCGTGACCGGCCGTCGCGTCAGCTTCGAATACATCCTTCTGGGTGGTTTGAACGATGCCCCCGAACACGCCGCAGAACTGGCCGATCGGGTGGGAGGGTTCCAGAGCCACGTGAACCTGATTGCCTACAACCCGATTGAAGAGGAGGAGTTTCAACGTCCCACCCGCGCCCGGATTGAGGGCTTCCAGCGTGTGCTCGAGCGTCGTGGTGTGGCCGTCAGTCTGCGCGCAAGTCGCGGCTTGGATCAGAACGCTGCCTGCGGTCAGTTACGACGTCGACGTCAGGGTAGCTGA
- a CDS encoding DNA-directed RNA polymerase subunit beta', with amino-acid sequence MTSSSSKSNKSRKSSKAAKDTTPVHESASRPLSKTPPPFRNHIVDKRGLKQLVAWAYKNHGTAVTSSMADKLKDLGFRYATQAAVSISVNDLQVPEAKKALLGEAEEQITATEERYRLGEITEVERHTKVIDTWTETNERLVDAVKKNFNQNAPLNSVWMMANSGARGNMSQVRQLVGMRGLMANPQGEIIDLPIRTNFREGLTVTEYVISSYGARKGLVDTALRTADSGYLTRRLVDVAQDVIVREDDCGTTRHIVVEAEDGRFGNRLVGRLTASQVVSAVGEVLAERDTEIDPPLSKRIEKAGVTAVSVRSPLTCEANRSVCRKCYGWALAHNELVDLGEAVGIIAAQSIGEPGTQLTMRTFHTGGVSTAETGVVRSVVAGTIEFSAKARVRPYRTPHGVNAQQAEVDFNLSIKPVGKGKTQKIEITNGSLLFVENGQTIDADVTVAQIAAGAVKKSVEKATKDVICDLAGQVRYEEAIQPREVTDRQGNITLKAQRLGRMWVLAGDVYNLPPNAQPVVQGDTEVTEGQVLAEASQRSEYGGDVRLRDSIGDSREVQIVTTAMTLKDFKLLEESTHSGEIWNLEAKDGTRYRLNTIPGSKIGSGEVVAELADDRFRTGTGGLVKFAPGLAIKKARSAKNGYEVNKGGTLLWIPQETHEINKDISLLMITDGQWIEAGTEVVKDIFSQTAGVVTVTQKNDILREIIVRSGDFHLSSDSKALERFEGDGHMVNPGEEIAKGLSIQDMKYVQTVETPEGKGLLLRPVEEYTIPNEAQLPELSHVKQANGPHLGIKATQRLAFKDNELIKSVEGVELLKTQLILETFDTTPQMTVDVEKAPDKRAKTISRLRLVILESILVRRDTMSDSSHGSTHTELQVEDGISVKAGDVIATTQILCKQAGVAQLPEATEADPVRRLLVERPEDTTTLSTSGKPVVAVGQRIVDGELLAEGDPSSCCGEVEAVDSNSVTLRLGRPYMVSPDSVLHVRDGDLVQRGDGLALLVFERQKTGDIVQGLPRIEELLEARRPRESAVLCKKPGTVEIKQGDDDESLTVTVIEADDAIGEYPILLGRNVMVSDGQQVTAGELLTDGPINPHELLECFFEDLRSRKPLMDAAQEAIANLQHRLVTEVQNVYKSQGVSIDDKHIEVIVRQMTSKVRVEDAGDTTLLPGELIELRQVEDTNQAMAITGGAPAEFTPVLLGITKASLNTDSFISAASFQETTRVLTEAAIEGKSDWLRGLKENVIIGRLIPAGTGFSGFEEELQKEAGPHPDILSEDPAGYRRMQNLRPDYTVEMPPAASSTAVLDDPSDADLEATRTRHNIDPSASNFAAFARPDADNELKEEQVVDAEAVEGLQEEGLLSDD; translated from the coding sequence ATGACCTCCTCCTCCTCTAAATCCAACAAGTCACGTAAGTCCAGCAAGGCCGCCAAGGACACCACTCCGGTGCATGAGAGCGCGTCCCGTCCCCTCAGCAAGACGCCCCCACCGTTCCGAAACCACATCGTCGACAAACGGGGCCTCAAGCAGCTGGTGGCCTGGGCTTACAAAAACCACGGCACGGCGGTCACCTCATCAATGGCCGACAAGCTCAAGGATCTCGGCTTCCGCTACGCCACTCAGGCGGCGGTTTCGATTTCCGTGAACGATCTGCAAGTTCCCGAGGCGAAAAAAGCCCTGCTCGGAGAGGCCGAGGAGCAGATCACAGCCACGGAGGAGCGTTACCGGTTGGGTGAGATCACGGAGGTGGAGCGTCACACCAAGGTCATCGACACCTGGACTGAGACCAATGAGCGTCTGGTGGATGCGGTCAAGAAGAACTTCAACCAGAACGCACCGCTGAATTCAGTCTGGATGATGGCCAACTCTGGCGCCCGAGGAAACATGTCCCAGGTGCGACAGCTGGTGGGCATGCGGGGCCTGATGGCCAATCCCCAGGGCGAGATCATCGACCTGCCGATCCGCACCAACTTCCGCGAAGGTCTCACGGTCACCGAATACGTCATCTCCTCCTACGGCGCCCGTAAGGGTCTAGTGGACACCGCCCTGCGAACAGCTGACTCCGGTTATCTGACCCGTCGCCTGGTGGACGTTGCTCAGGACGTCATCGTTCGCGAAGACGACTGCGGCACCACGCGCCATATCGTGGTGGAGGCTGAAGATGGACGTTTCGGTAACCGTTTGGTCGGCCGCCTCACGGCATCCCAGGTGGTGAGCGCAGTCGGAGAGGTGCTGGCAGAGAGGGACACCGAAATCGACCCACCCCTGTCAAAACGCATCGAAAAGGCAGGGGTCACCGCGGTGAGCGTGCGCTCTCCCCTTACCTGTGAGGCCAACCGCTCCGTCTGTCGCAAGTGCTATGGCTGGGCCCTGGCCCACAACGAACTGGTGGACCTCGGCGAAGCCGTTGGCATCATTGCGGCCCAGTCCATCGGTGAGCCCGGAACGCAGCTCACGATGCGCACCTTCCACACCGGTGGTGTGTCCACGGCCGAAACCGGTGTGGTGCGTTCCGTTGTGGCGGGCACCATCGAGTTCTCTGCCAAGGCCAGGGTTCGTCCTTACCGCACGCCCCACGGCGTCAATGCCCAACAGGCCGAGGTTGACTTCAACCTCTCCATCAAGCCGGTTGGAAAGGGCAAAACCCAGAAAATTGAGATCACTAATGGTTCGCTGCTGTTTGTTGAAAACGGTCAGACCATCGATGCTGATGTGACCGTTGCTCAGATCGCCGCTGGTGCGGTGAAGAAGAGCGTCGAGAAAGCCACTAAGGACGTGATTTGCGACCTGGCCGGTCAGGTGCGCTATGAGGAAGCGATCCAGCCTCGGGAAGTCACCGACCGTCAAGGCAACATCACCCTCAAGGCCCAGCGTCTGGGCCGGATGTGGGTGCTGGCAGGTGATGTGTACAACCTGCCTCCCAATGCCCAACCGGTGGTTCAGGGAGATACCGAGGTCACCGAGGGTCAGGTGCTGGCGGAAGCCAGTCAGCGCAGCGAATACGGCGGTGATGTGCGCCTGCGCGACTCCATCGGCGATTCCCGCGAGGTTCAGATCGTCACGACAGCGATGACGCTGAAGGACTTCAAGCTGCTGGAGGAGTCCACCCACTCAGGAGAGATCTGGAATCTGGAAGCCAAGGACGGCACCCGCTATCGGTTGAACACGATTCCAGGCAGCAAGATCGGTTCTGGTGAGGTGGTCGCCGAGCTGGCCGACGACCGCTTCCGAACCGGCACCGGTGGCCTGGTCAAGTTCGCCCCTGGTCTAGCGATCAAGAAGGCCCGATCCGCCAAGAACGGTTACGAGGTCAACAAGGGCGGCACCTTGCTCTGGATTCCCCAAGAGACCCACGAGATCAACAAGGACATCTCCCTGTTAATGATCACCGACGGTCAGTGGATCGAAGCAGGCACCGAAGTCGTGAAGGACATCTTCAGCCAGACTGCTGGCGTCGTCACGGTCACTCAGAAAAACGACATCCTGCGCGAGATCATCGTCCGCAGCGGTGATTTCCACCTCAGTTCCGACAGCAAAGCCCTGGAGAGGTTCGAGGGAGATGGCCATATGGTCAACCCCGGTGAGGAGATCGCCAAGGGTCTGAGCATCCAGGATATGAAGTATGTGCAGACCGTGGAGACCCCGGAGGGCAAAGGTCTGCTGTTGCGTCCCGTGGAGGAATACACCATCCCCAACGAGGCGCAACTGCCAGAGCTGTCGCACGTCAAGCAGGCCAATGGCCCCCACCTGGGCATCAAGGCCACCCAGCGACTGGCGTTCAAGGACAACGAGCTGATCAAGTCAGTGGAGGGCGTTGAACTGCTCAAGACCCAGCTGATCCTGGAGACCTTCGACACCACGCCGCAGATGACCGTGGATGTGGAGAAGGCCCCTGACAAACGGGCCAAGACAATCTCCCGTCTGAGGCTGGTGATCCTCGAGTCGATCCTGGTGCGTCGCGACACCATGTCCGACTCCAGTCACGGTTCCACCCACACCGAGCTGCAGGTGGAAGACGGCATCTCCGTCAAAGCTGGCGATGTGATTGCCACCACCCAGATCCTGTGCAAGCAGGCCGGTGTTGCGCAGCTGCCAGAAGCCACTGAGGCAGATCCCGTCCGCCGTTTGCTCGTTGAGCGTCCGGAAGACACCACCACCCTCAGCACCTCCGGCAAACCGGTGGTCGCTGTTGGTCAACGCATCGTCGATGGCGAATTGCTGGCTGAGGGTGATCCCTCCAGCTGCTGCGGTGAGGTGGAAGCTGTTGACAGCAACAGCGTGACCCTGCGCCTCGGCCGTCCCTACATGGTGTCTCCCGACTCCGTCCTGCACGTCCGTGACGGTGATCTGGTTCAGCGCGGTGACGGTTTGGCCTTGCTGGTGTTTGAACGTCAGAAGACTGGTGACATCGTTCAGGGTCTGCCTCGAATCGAGGAATTACTGGAGGCCCGTCGTCCTCGTGAGTCGGCAGTGCTTTGCAAAAAGCCCGGCACGGTAGAGATCAAGCAAGGTGACGACGACGAGTCACTCACGGTGACGGTGATCGAAGCCGATGACGCCATCGGCGAATACCCGATCCTTCTGGGTCGCAACGTAATGGTCAGCGATGGCCAGCAGGTGACCGCCGGTGAGCTGCTCACCGATGGTCCGATCAACCCCCATGAGCTGCTGGAGTGTTTCTTCGAAGACCTTCGCAGCCGTAAGCCGTTGATGGATGCGGCGCAGGAAGCGATTGCCAACCTGCAGCACCGTCTGGTGACCGAGGTGCAGAACGTCTACAAATCCCAGGGCGTGTCGATTGACGACAAGCACATCGAGGTCATCGTTCGTCAGATGACCAGCAAGGTGCGGGTCGAAGATGCCGGTGACACCACCCTGCTGCCCGGTGAGCTGATCGAACTGCGTCAGGTGGAAGACACCAACCAGGCCATGGCGATCACCGGTGGTGCCCCCGCGGAATTCACTCCGGTGCTGTTGGGGATCACCAAGGCTTCGCTCAACACCGACAGCTTCATTTCCGCCGCCTCCTTCCAGGAGACCACGCGCGTGCTCACGGAAGCTGCCATCGAGGGCAAGAGCGATTGGCTGCGGGGCCTCAAGGAGAACGTGATCATCGGTCGCCTTATCCCTGCAGGCACCGGCTTCAGTGGTTTCGAAGAGGAGCTGCAGAAGGAGGCAGGTCCTCACCCGGACATCCTGTCGGAGGATCCCGCCGGCTACCGCCGCATGCAGAACCTTCGTCCTGATTACACCGTGGAGATGCCTCCGGCCGCCAGCTCCACGGCTGTGTTGGATGACCCCAGCGATGCCGATCTTGAGGCGACCCGCACCCGTCACAACATCGACCCCTCCGCCAGCAACTTCGCCGCGTTTGCCCGCCCCGACGCCGACAATGAGCTGAAGGAGGAGCAAGTCGTTGATGCTGAAGCTGTTGAAGGTCTTCAGGAAGAGGGCCTGCTTTCAGACGACTGA
- a CDS encoding sodium:solute symporter family protein, producing the protein MAPIDWALLGGYLVLTLVLGLWLARRNSGEEDYFVAGRRLSGWLAGASMAATTFSIDTPLYVAGLIGSRGLAGNWEWWSFGLAHVAMAVVFAPLWRRSGVLTDAAFTELRYGGPAAAWLRGIKAFLLALPVNCIGIGYAFLALRKVVEALGIVSGSPAAFGVPDTLWLLAVVALMVLAYTVAGGLWAVVVTDLVQLILALLGALAVAVAALHAAGGMGGLLEQLEGMNRPELLSLVPWTIEDGGVHWLEGAGISVPMFLAYIAVQWWSFRRSDGGGEFIQRMLATRDEQQARLAGWVFLVVNYLVRSWLWVVVALAALVLLPDQGDWELSYPALAVQLLPPVALGLVVVSLVAAFMSTVSTSVNWGASYLTHDLYQRFIRPNAGSGELLLVGQLTTVLLLGLGVVTALISDSIGTVFRLVIAIGSGPGVVLVLRWFWWRVNAAAELAAMLCGFIVGLLTTVLPLVRIEDYGLRLAVITGVSAVVWLSAMLLSPPESEAVLETFIRQVQPPGPGWARLRQRFQVEPQERLSTLLARFVCSCGMLFGGLIGIGGFLLHQQFSGWGGLVVFVGSWLLMRRLPQQNGARMV; encoded by the coding sequence ATGGCGCCGATCGATTGGGCTCTGCTCGGGGGCTATCTGGTCCTAACCCTTGTGCTGGGGCTGTGGCTGGCCCGTCGCAACAGTGGTGAGGAGGACTATTTCGTCGCAGGCCGTCGTCTCAGCGGCTGGCTTGCTGGTGCATCCATGGCTGCGACGACGTTTTCCATCGACACCCCCCTCTACGTCGCTGGCCTGATCGGCAGCCGTGGATTGGCTGGGAACTGGGAGTGGTGGAGCTTTGGCCTGGCCCACGTGGCCATGGCCGTGGTGTTTGCGCCGTTGTGGCGCCGCAGTGGCGTGCTCACTGATGCGGCGTTCACCGAACTTCGTTATGGCGGTCCGGCCGCGGCCTGGTTGCGGGGGATCAAGGCATTCTTGCTGGCCCTGCCGGTGAACTGCATCGGCATCGGTTACGCCTTTCTGGCCTTGCGCAAGGTGGTGGAAGCGCTGGGCATCGTCTCCGGAAGTCCGGCGGCCTTCGGTGTGCCCGACACGCTGTGGCTTCTGGCTGTGGTGGCTCTGATGGTGCTGGCTTACACCGTGGCCGGGGGGCTCTGGGCCGTGGTGGTCACCGATCTGGTTCAGTTGATACTTGCTTTGCTCGGAGCTCTTGCTGTCGCTGTCGCGGCACTGCATGCTGCCGGCGGCATGGGAGGACTCCTCGAGCAGCTCGAGGGCATGAATCGCCCGGAGTTGTTGTCTCTGGTCCCCTGGACCATCGAGGACGGGGGCGTGCATTGGTTGGAGGGGGCCGGCATTTCGGTGCCGATGTTCCTGGCTTACATCGCCGTTCAATGGTGGAGTTTCCGACGGAGCGACGGCGGTGGTGAATTCATTCAGCGCATGCTGGCCACCCGGGATGAGCAGCAGGCGCGGTTGGCGGGCTGGGTGTTCTTGGTGGTGAACTATCTGGTACGCAGTTGGCTCTGGGTGGTGGTGGCCCTGGCGGCTCTGGTGCTGCTGCCCGATCAGGGGGATTGGGAGCTGAGCTATCCCGCCCTGGCGGTGCAGCTGCTGCCTCCGGTGGCTTTGGGGTTGGTGGTGGTGTCGCTGGTGGCGGCCTTCATGAGCACGGTAAGCACATCAGTGAACTGGGGCGCCAGTTACCTCACCCACGACCTCTACCAACGCTTCATCCGCCCCAATGCCGGATCTGGGGAACTGTTGCTGGTGGGGCAACTCACCACGGTGTTGCTGCTTGGGCTTGGAGTGGTCACGGCATTGATCAGTGACAGCATTGGCACTGTTTTCCGTCTTGTGATCGCCATCGGCTCCGGGCCTGGCGTTGTTCTGGTTCTGCGTTGGTTCTGGTGGCGGGTGAATGCAGCGGCCGAGTTGGCGGCCATGCTCTGCGGTTTCATCGTCGGTTTGCTCACCACGGTGCTGCCCCTCGTAAGAATTGAGGATTACGGCCTGCGGCTGGCAGTGATCACCGGTGTTTCAGCCGTGGTGTGGCTGAGTGCCATGTTGTTGAGTCCACCGGAATCAGAGGCGGTTCTGGAAACCTTCATCCGGCAGGTGCAGCCTCCCGGCCCCGGTTGGGCGCGCCTGCGGCAACGATTCCAGGTGGAGCCGCAGGAGCGCCTGTCGACGCTGCTGGCCCGTTTTGTTTGCTCCTGTGGGATGTTGTTTGGCGGGCTGATCGGCATCGGAGGTTTCTTGCTGCATCAGCAGTTCAGTGGTTGGGGAGGCCTTGTGGTCTTTGTGGGCTCATGGCTGCTGATGCGTCGCCTTCCACAGCAGAATGGCGCTCGAATGGTTTGA
- a CDS encoding ferredoxin, protein MGRLNQSDPIDPSLAFSASVDQPIERSGCEPQLGGSLCERAVWVDESVCIGCRYCAHVAGNTFVVEPHLGRSRAIRQDGDSTECIQEAIDTCPVDCIHWVPFEDLHTLQSDLIRQDLQPRPRG, encoded by the coding sequence CTGGGACGTCTGAACCAGTCAGATCCGATTGATCCCTCCCTGGCGTTTTCGGCTTCGGTTGATCAGCCGATTGAACGATCCGGGTGTGAGCCCCAACTCGGGGGCTCCCTTTGTGAAAGAGCGGTTTGGGTGGACGAATCCGTCTGCATCGGCTGTCGTTACTGCGCTCATGTGGCCGGCAACACCTTTGTTGTGGAGCCGCACCTCGGACGCTCCAGGGCCATCCGTCAGGACGGCGACAGCACTGAATGCATTCAGGAAGCCATCGACACCTGTCCTGTCGATTGCATCCATTGGGTTCCGTTTGAGGATCTCCATACGCTGCAAAGCGATCTGATTCGCCAGGATCTGCAGCCACGCCCACGGGGTTGA
- a CDS encoding high light inducible protein — protein MLEPTDIPQRRLPRFGFHGHTEKLNGRAAMLGFIALLAVEIKLGHGLLIW, from the coding sequence ATGCTTGAGCCCACTGACATCCCCCAGCGTCGTCTGCCGCGGTTTGGCTTCCACGGTCACACCGAGAAGCTCAATGGACGTGCCGCCATGCTTGGTTTCATCGCCCTGCTGGCGGTGGAGATCAAGCTTGGCCATGGTCTGCTGATCTGGTGA
- a CDS encoding P-loop NTPase family protein, with amino-acid sequence MIELQGVVRDVSGAKETTNRLLNNVSWQLQQGQRVGVISPSIREAHAFLDCAAGVVPVQNGQVTIHCNASWPLGARGGLLNSLTGRQNAAFLQGIYGHAGQRNHDLDVIQTIASLEDGFFDKPLRVYHKFMRTRFYLAVSLAFDFDAYIIPQIFALKANEKSERFLRFQNALNSRTEDKPLIMANKDFSILQQYCEDGIVLHKGSIVYEGKIDECHQWYLSNIKDAPIDDSIDNEIEYESSSLPENDDPDDGDNAALW; translated from the coding sequence TTGATTGAACTTCAGGGTGTTGTACGTGACGTCAGTGGCGCCAAAGAAACAACTAATCGCTTACTCAATAACGTCAGCTGGCAATTGCAACAAGGGCAAAGAGTTGGCGTGATCTCACCTTCCATTCGCGAAGCACATGCCTTTCTCGATTGCGCAGCGGGCGTTGTTCCTGTGCAGAACGGACAGGTCACCATTCATTGCAATGCGAGCTGGCCGCTTGGTGCACGAGGTGGGTTACTGAACTCGCTAACAGGCCGACAGAATGCAGCATTTCTTCAAGGCATTTATGGCCACGCCGGACAACGGAACCATGACTTAGACGTCATTCAAACCATTGCAAGCCTAGAAGACGGTTTCTTCGACAAACCCCTGCGGGTCTACCATAAATTCATGCGGACAAGGTTTTACCTAGCGGTTTCGCTTGCGTTCGATTTCGATGCTTACATTATCCCTCAGATCTTCGCATTGAAGGCCAACGAAAAGTCGGAGCGATTCTTGAGATTCCAAAATGCACTTAATAGCCGCACCGAAGACAAGCCCTTGATCATGGCGAATAAAGATTTTAGTATATTACAGCAATATTGCGAGGACGGAATCGTACTCCACAAGGGAAGCATCGTCTATGAAGGCAAAATCGATGAATGTCATCAATGGTATTTGAGCAACATCAAGGATGCCCCAATAGACGATTCTATTGACAATGAAATAGAGTACGAAAGTTCTTCGTTGCCGGAGAATGACGACCCGGACGACGGTGACAATGCAGCACTTTGGTAA
- a CDS encoding sulfotransferase family protein — translation MVRKVRLKQNEQTVKGKGFLYIPKHKLVYARIPKCANTSIKTILSELVKTSAAKNPRTARNLEPTNDRFWKLCTTEAMFLKPDRYTAIRKKVFTFTFIREPLQRLFSCYREKILRPSIFPAMQRLGYTKAMTFSEFVELTCELSLDSMDVHTQPQTFLISDSKGRLPDYIGCLENLKTDWERLSELMEQRGIPFSQQLPHLNRSQALQTDQPEPGRLPDRVRHQFELTYGHDIQLYQKLIAAQLP, via the coding sequence GTGGTTCGTAAAGTCCGGCTCAAGCAGAACGAACAGACCGTGAAAGGGAAGGGCTTCCTTTACATCCCCAAGCACAAGCTCGTTTATGCGCGGATCCCGAAGTGTGCGAACACTTCAATCAAAACAATTTTATCAGAATTAGTAAAAACAAGCGCAGCCAAGAACCCCCGCACAGCAAGAAATCTAGAGCCAACAAACGACCGCTTCTGGAAACTTTGCACAACAGAGGCAATGTTTTTAAAACCAGACAGATATACTGCTATTCGCAAGAAAGTATTTACTTTCACCTTCATACGGGAGCCATTACAAAGGCTTTTCTCTTGCTATCGAGAGAAAATCCTTCGACCATCGATCTTCCCTGCTATGCAGCGCCTCGGCTACACGAAGGCAATGACCTTCAGTGAGTTTGTCGAATTAACTTGTGAACTGAGCCTTGACTCGATGGATGTTCATACACAACCTCAAACGTTTCTGATCAGCGACTCAAAAGGAAGGCTCCCTGATTACATCGGCTGCCTCGAAAATCTAAAGACAGACTGGGAGCGACTCAGTGAGCTAATGGAGCAACGTGGCATCCCTTTTAGCCAACAACTACCTCATCTCAACAGGAGTCAGGCCCTACAAACTGATCAACCAGAACCGGGTCGGCTTCCCGATCGGGTGCGACACCAATTTGAGCTGACCTATGGACACGACATTCAGCTCTATCAAAAGCTCATTGCAGCTCAGCTACCCTGA
- a CDS encoding DUF2997 domain-containing protein, with amino-acid sequence MPQRTVRFTIRPDGRVEELVEGVSGEACQQLTERLEAALGTVERRDSTAEAFHQLEVQSQSLPNHLH; translated from the coding sequence ATGCCTCAACGCACCGTTCGTTTCACAATCCGACCCGATGGTCGGGTGGAGGAACTGGTTGAAGGGGTGTCCGGTGAGGCGTGCCAGCAGCTCACCGAGCGTCTGGAAGCTGCCCTCGGAACGGTTGAACGGCGGGACTCCACCGCCGAGGCCTTCCATCAACTCGAGGTTCAGTCCCAGTCCCTTCCAAATCACCTGCACTGA